In one Brassica oleracea var. oleracea cultivar TO1000 chromosome C9, BOL, whole genome shotgun sequence genomic region, the following are encoded:
- the LOC106316575 gene encoding probable glycosyltransferase At3g07620 — MKMSYVFPWLWKVESRRLLWLLGLTFALIVTFQYVELPYSISSLFSSTKMPVSRNSTSLIGDRKHHNDNFTPAMVPSFSQNNATLVDDSDKEAVFQPSLPTSNSSPVKENATATAPVASVEAPAALPGLKPSPVKDNATVNVASAKVPAALPGLNQSPLKQNATLPRTSKVHDKNSTKEDVGDASHVVRFVPDIKENAKTTDSGVMSIYEMSKQLRRNRISHNRLAKKPKWVTKPDLELLQAKHEIENAPIDDKDPLLYAPLYHNVSIFKRSYEMMEEMLKVYVYKEGDKPIMHTPRLGGIYSSEGWFMKLIESNNKYVTKDATKAHLFYLPFSSQMLEETLYVKNSHSHRNLIKYLKDYIDFISIKYPFWNRTSGADHFLAACHDWAPSETRKHFSKTIRVLCNSDVKEGFVFGKDTSLPETYVRDPKKPLSNIGGKSASKRPTLAFFAGQPDHGYVRPILLSYWGNNKDPDLKIFGKLPRSKGNKNYLQFMKRSKYCICAKGYEVNSPRVVEAIFYDCVPVIISDNFVPPFFEALNWESFAVFVLEKDIPNLKKILMSISERRYKQLQMRVKRVQKHFLWHVKPEKYDMFHMILHSVWFNRVFQISV; from the exons ATGAAGATGAGTTATGTATTTCCATGGCTATGGAAGGTAGAAAGCAGACGGCTTCTATGGCTATTGGGACTCACATTTGCACTCATTGTCACCTTCCAATACGTCGAGCTACCATACTCTATCTCCTCTCTCTTCTCTTCCACCAAGATGCCCGTTTCAAGAAACTCAACTTCACTTATAGGAGACCGTAAGCATCATAATGATAACTTTACTCCAGCAATGGTACCGAGCTTCTCCCAAAACAATGCTACTTTGGTGGATGATTCTGACAAAGAAGCTGTATTCCAGCCTTCATTACCTACTTCAAATTCGTCTCCGGTCAAGGAAAACGCAACCGCAACCGCCCCTGTCGCTAGTGTAGAGGCACCAGCTGCGTTACCTGGTTTAAAACCGTCTCCGGTTAAGGATAACGCAACAGTAAATGTGGCTAGTGCGAAGGTCCCAGCTGCTTTACCTGGTTTAAACCAGTCTCCTTTAAAGCAAAACGCTACACTACCTAGAACTAGCAAAGTACATGACAAGAATTCAACTAAAGAAGATGTTGGTGATGCTTCTCATGTTGTGAGATTTGTACCTGACATAAAGGAGAACGCAAAAACGACTGATTCAGGAGTGATGTCCATATATGAGATGAGCAAGCAGCTGCGTCGAAACCGTATTTCTCATAATCGTCTTGCGAAG AAACCAAAATGGGTTACTAAACCTGACCTAGAGCTTTTACAAGCAAAACATGAGATTGAGAATGCACCAATTGATGACAAAGATCCTCTCCTCTATGCACCTCTTTATCACAATGTTTCCATCTTCAAACG GAGCTATGAGATGATGGAGGAGATGTTGAAGGTTTATGTATACAAAGAAGGAGATAAACCTATAATGCACACTCCAAGACTCGGAGGGATATATTCATCCGAAGGCTGGTTCATGAAACTTATTGAATCCAACAACAAATATGTCACAAAGGACGCTACAAAGGCTCATCTTTTCTACTTACCATTCAGTTCCCAGATGCTCGAGGAGACTCTATATGTAAAGAATTCTCATAGTCACCGCAATCTCATTAAGTATCTAAAAGACTATATTGACTTCATTTCCATAAAATATCCTTTTTGGAACCGAACTTCTGGAGCTGATCATTTCCTTGCCGCCTGCCATGACTGG GCTCCATCGGAGACACGGAAGCATTTTTCCAAGACTATAAGGGTGTTGTGTAACTCGGATGTTAAAGAAGGCTTTGTCTTTGGAAAGGACACATCTCTACCCGAGACATACGTTAGAGATCCCAAGAAACCACTAAGTAACATCGGTGGCAAGTCTGCGTCCAAAAGGCCAACACTAGCTTTCTTTGCTGGTCAACCCGATCACGGGTACGTTAGGCCAATACTACTCTCTTACTGGGGTAACAACAAAGATCCTGACCTGAAAATATTTGGGAAGCTTCCGAGGTCTAAAGGAAACAAGAACTATCTTCAGTTCATGAAGAGGAGCAAGTACTGCATTTGCGCTAAAGGGTATGAAGTGAACAGCCCTAGGGTGGTGGAGGCTATTTTCTATGATTGTGTTCCAGTCATCATATCTGATAACTTTGTGCCACCTTTCTTCGAGGCTTTGAACTGGGAGTCGTTTGCGGTTTTTGTGTTGGAGAAAGATATCCCCAACTTGAAGAAGATTTTGATGTCTATATCGGAACGTAGGTACAAGCAATTGCAGATGAGAGTAAAGAGAGTGCAGAAGCATTTTTTGTGGCATGTGAAGCCTGAGAAGTATGATATGTTTCACATGATTCTTCATTCGGTTTGGTTTAACCGAGTTTTCCAAATTTCGGTTTAG